Proteins from one Methanolinea sp. genomic window:
- a CDS encoding SemiSWEET family transporter, whose product MDAWFLVGVTAALLTTFGFVPQVAKMYRTRSVHDVSPGTFVQFAVGVSLWTLYGYHLGDPIIVAANVVTLATLAVAIGLYVSIAQRGGGEGGKGPCP is encoded by the coding sequence ATGGACGCATGGTTCCTCGTGGGGGTGACTGCCGCCCTCCTCACCACGTTCGGGTTCGTCCCGCAGGTCGCGAAGATGTACAGGACGCGGTCGGTCCACGACGTGAGTCCCGGGACTTTCGTCCAGTTCGCGGTCGGCGTGAGCCTCTGGACCCTCTACGGGTACCACCTCGGCGATCCCATCATCGTCGCGGCGAACGTCGTCACGCTCGCGACGCTCGCGGTCGCGATCGGGCTGTACGTCTCGATCGCGCAGCGGGGCGGCGGGGAGGGGGGGAAGGGCCCGTGCCCGTGA
- a CDS encoding ABC transporter permease → MRLPVRFPTRRMFRVWQRNRDAFVKTYLVNFLPPFVEPVLYLLALGYGLGMFVGEIEGVPYAAFVAPALLSISMMNSSFFECTYSSFVRMYYQKTYDAMVATPLSIEDVIAGELLWGATRSLVYTSAMLAVLVAFGVVALPSSLLVVPFSFLAGLMFSSIAMCFTAVSPTIDTLNYPAFLFVTPMFLFSGTFFPLSVLPGPVQAFALAALPLAHVVLVTRMTTLAAFSPVPLLASLAWISAVTGVLFFFAISLMRKRLVV, encoded by the coding sequence ATGAGGCTGCCCGTGCGCTTCCCGACCCGCCGGATGTTCCGGGTCTGGCAGCGGAACAGGGACGCGTTCGTGAAGACATACCTCGTCAACTTCCTCCCGCCGTTCGTCGAGCCGGTCCTGTACCTCCTCGCGCTCGGCTACGGCCTCGGGATGTTCGTCGGGGAGATAGAAGGCGTCCCCTACGCCGCGTTCGTCGCGCCGGCGCTCCTCTCCATCTCGATGATGAACTCCTCGTTCTTCGAGTGCACGTACTCGTCGTTCGTCCGGATGTACTACCAGAAGACGTACGACGCGATGGTCGCGACCCCGCTCTCGATAGAGGACGTGATCGCGGGCGAGCTCCTCTGGGGGGCGACGCGGAGCCTCGTGTACACGTCGGCGATGCTCGCCGTGCTCGTCGCGTTCGGCGTCGTCGCCCTCCCCTCCTCGCTCCTCGTCGTCCCGTTCTCCTTCCTCGCGGGGCTGATGTTCTCCTCCATCGCGATGTGCTTCACGGCGGTCTCCCCGACGATCGACACCCTCAACTACCCCGCGTTCCTCTTCGTGACGCCGATGTTCCTCTTCTCCGGGACGTTCTTCCCCCTCTCCGTCCTCCCCGGGCCGGTGCAGGCGTTCGCGCTCGCGGCCCTCCCGCTCGCCCACGTCGTCCTCGTGACGAGGATGACCACGCTCGCGGCATTCTCCCCCGTCCCCCTCCTCGCGAGCCTCGCGTGGATATCTGCCGTCACGGGAGTACTCTTCTTTTTCGCGATCTCCCTCATGCGGAAGCGGCTCGTGGTCTAG
- a CDS encoding ATP-binding cassette domain-containing protein, with translation MGAGGAVAAGERGGGHPPLIVARDLVKDYGDARAVDRVSFTVGEGEVFGFLGPNGAGKTSTMRMIQCVSPPTAGELSVFGVDVREDPASIKARLGVVPQETNLDTDFSCRENLLVYARYFGIPAREARERAERLLDFVQLAEKADQPVEGLSGGMKRRLVLARALVNDPLLLVLDEPTVGLDPQARHLIWEKIRALRAEGKTVLLSTHYMEEAERLCDRLVIMDRGRILVEGRPADLVRAYAGEEIVEAENAPGVLSCLREEGCRFEVHGDMVQAFPERPRELAQRILSECNPGRVLVRRGTLEDVFLSLTGRELRE, from the coding sequence ATGGGCGCGGGAGGTGCGGTTGCCGCCGGGGAGAGGGGGGGAGGTCATCCTCCCCTCATCGTCGCGCGCGACCTCGTCAAGGACTACGGGGACGCGAGGGCCGTGGACCGCGTGAGTTTCACCGTCGGGGAGGGGGAGGTCTTCGGGTTCCTCGGGCCGAACGGCGCGGGGAAGACCTCGACGATGCGGATGATCCAGTGCGTCTCGCCCCCGACGGCAGGGGAACTCTCGGTCTTCGGGGTGGACGTGCGGGAAGACCCCGCCTCCATAAAGGCTCGGCTCGGCGTCGTCCCGCAGGAGACGAACCTCGACACCGACTTCTCGTGCCGCGAGAACCTCCTCGTCTACGCCCGGTACTTCGGCATCCCCGCCCGGGAGGCGCGGGAGAGGGCAGAGCGTCTCCTCGACTTCGTCCAGCTCGCGGAGAAGGCGGACCAGCCCGTGGAGGGGCTCTCGGGCGGGATGAAGAGGCGGCTCGTCCTCGCAAGAGCGCTCGTGAACGACCCCCTCCTCCTCGTCCTCGACGAGCCGACGGTCGGGCTCGACCCGCAGGCCCGCCACCTGATCTGGGAGAAGATCCGGGCGCTCCGCGCGGAGGGAAAGACCGTCCTCCTCTCGACGCACTACATGGAGGAGGCCGAGAGGCTCTGCGACCGGCTCGTCATCATGGACCGCGGGCGGATCCTCGTTGAGGGCAGGCCCGCCGACCTCGTGAGGGCATACGCCGGCGAGGAGATCGTCGAGGCCGAGAACGCGCCGGGAGTCCTTTCGTGCCTCCGGGAGGAGGGGTGCAGGTTCGAGGTGCACGGCGACATGGTACAGGCGTTCCCGGAGAGGCCGAGGGAACTCGCGCAGCGGATCCTCTCGGAGTGCAACCCGGGCAGGGTGCTCGTCCGGCGCGGGACGCTCGAGGACGTCTTCCTCTCGCTCACGGGGAGGGAACTGCGGGAATGA
- a CDS encoding oligosaccharide flippase family protein — translation MITPSRIAQRLLSVDPVRRQALLSFLSNAGVTVLGFLATIYIAHAAGAGVLGAFFLLLSYYSIAAIFCDGGFGAAMVRKVATGEEMDAYFSAHAAARIALTALAVAAVLFSAPLLRDASDAGLIPWLALALAVGSASGILGAELYARGSLGIVQAGEFLGTVVRILAQVAAVALGWAVAGMAGGFVAGLAATLAVNARFARPRWATFSRRHLAGILPDALSSLGAALAAVAAGWADTIVLGYYLDPAAVGYYRTPLQLASLSLFVATALSASLYPRASRWHAEGDVDRFRRALARALSYSLLLAVPLACGGIALSERLLYFLYGADFVVAAPAFSLLLLAQVGSAVSLLDGMALYAAGRTRAYFLLHALSCAALVLLLVSLVPPLGITGAAAAVLLASTGKAVASRIALRRATGAGAEAGTLARILAAGLATGALAALLQWLFPPAHVAVLAGIVLSGAAFYFALIFRLEPGLRGEILALAADLGIPRSLLPWRGPPMT, via the coding sequence GTGATCACTCCCTCGAGAATCGCCCAGAGGCTCCTCTCCGTCGACCCCGTCCGCCGGCAGGCGCTCCTCTCGTTCCTCTCGAACGCCGGGGTGACGGTGCTAGGGTTCCTCGCGACGATCTACATCGCCCACGCCGCGGGGGCAGGCGTGCTCGGCGCCTTCTTCCTCCTCCTCTCCTACTACAGCATCGCGGCCATCTTCTGCGACGGGGGTTTCGGCGCCGCGATGGTCCGGAAGGTTGCTACCGGGGAGGAGATGGACGCGTACTTCTCGGCCCACGCCGCCGCGAGGATCGCCCTCACCGCGCTCGCCGTCGCCGCAGTCCTCTTCTCCGCGCCCCTGCTCCGGGACGCGAGCGACGCGGGGCTGATCCCGTGGCTCGCCCTCGCGCTCGCCGTCGGGTCCGCCTCGGGCATCCTCGGCGCGGAGCTCTACGCCCGCGGGAGCCTCGGCATCGTCCAGGCGGGCGAGTTCCTCGGGACCGTCGTCCGGATCCTCGCGCAGGTCGCCGCCGTGGCCCTCGGGTGGGCGGTCGCCGGGATGGCCGGGGGGTTCGTCGCGGGGCTCGCCGCGACCCTCGCGGTGAACGCCCGGTTCGCCCGGCCGCGGTGGGCAACTTTTTCCCGCCGCCACCTCGCGGGCATCCTCCCCGACGCGCTCTCGAGCCTTGGCGCGGCGCTCGCCGCGGTCGCCGCCGGGTGGGCAGACACGATCGTCCTCGGGTACTACCTTGACCCGGCAGCGGTCGGGTACTACAGGACACCCCTCCAGCTCGCGTCCCTCTCCCTCTTCGTCGCGACCGCACTCTCGGCCTCCCTCTACCCGCGGGCGAGCCGGTGGCACGCGGAGGGCGACGTGGACCGGTTCCGCCGCGCCCTCGCGCGCGCCCTCTCCTACTCGCTCCTCCTCGCCGTCCCCCTCGCCTGCGGCGGGATCGCGCTCTCCGAGCGCCTCCTCTACTTCCTCTACGGCGCGGACTTTGTCGTCGCGGCGCCCGCGTTCTCCCTCCTCCTCCTCGCGCAGGTCGGCTCGGCCGTCTCCCTCCTCGACGGGATGGCGCTCTACGCGGCGGGGAGGACGCGGGCGTACTTCCTCCTCCACGCCCTCTCCTGCGCCGCGCTCGTCTTGCTCCTCGTCTCGCTCGTCCCGCCCCTCGGGATCACGGGTGCCGCCGCTGCCGTCCTCCTCGCGAGCACGGGGAAGGCCGTCGCATCCCGGATCGCGCTCCGCCGGGCGACCGGGGCCGGCGCGGAGGCCGGGACGCTCGCGCGGATCCTCGCCGCAGGTCTCGCGACGGGCGCGCTCGCCGCGCTCCTCCAGTGGCTCTTTCCCCCCGCGCACGTCGCGGTCCTCGCGGGGATCGTCCTATCGGGCGCAGCCTTCTACTTCGCCCTCATCTTCCGGCTGGAGCCCGGCCTGAGAGGGGAGATCCTCGCCCTCGCGGCCGACCTCGGGATCCCACGGTCCCTCCTGCCCTGGCGGGGACCCCCGATGACTTAA
- a CDS encoding AAA family ATPase, producing the protein MPIRRLSVRNFKSFRELEIAPGPFTVVIGSNASGKSNLIQVIKFLRDIAKYGLENAVSLQGGIEYLRNTQIGASEPFSLRIEYALEEQPQRVVPLPSGTPLLFSPREVAYSFSLAFPRGGEAYEVASDTLAVTGDFALPGGGTAGEGRICIFREGGTVRYRIVPPAHHSLRAEDLAPLSLHVADGDAGRLVATIPPLLPGVPSLEWIFRGMKVYDFDPRLLKRAVPIMGKTDLEKDGSNLAIVIKKILDDPARRALFSRLLSDLLPFVDDISVEKFMDMSMFLKVREVYNREKYIPASLVSDGTINICAILIALYFEGRPVTIIEEPERNIHPSLIGRLVEMCRDASAGKQVIVTTHNPEMLRHVGVEEILLVARGADGFSRVGRPADREEVREFLAHEIGIDDLFVQNLLDLG; encoded by the coding sequence ATGCCGATCCGCAGGCTCTCCGTCCGCAACTTCAAGAGCTTCAGGGAGCTCGAGATCGCGCCCGGGCCCTTCACGGTGGTGATCGGGTCGAACGCCTCGGGCAAGTCAAACCTCATCCAGGTGATCAAGTTCCTGCGGGACATCGCGAAGTACGGGCTCGAGAACGCGGTCTCGCTCCAGGGGGGGATAGAGTACCTCAGGAATACCCAGATCGGCGCCTCCGAGCCGTTCTCCCTCCGCATCGAGTACGCCCTCGAGGAGCAGCCGCAGCGGGTGGTCCCCCTCCCCTCCGGGACACCCCTCCTCTTCTCCCCGCGAGAGGTTGCTTACTCCTTCTCGCTCGCGTTCCCCCGCGGCGGGGAGGCATACGAGGTCGCGTCCGACACACTCGCCGTGACCGGGGACTTCGCCCTCCCCGGCGGGGGGACCGCGGGCGAGGGGAGGATCTGCATCTTCCGGGAGGGGGGGACCGTCAGGTACCGGATCGTGCCCCCCGCGCACCACTCCCTCCGCGCCGAGGACCTCGCCCCCCTCTCCCTCCACGTCGCGGATGGCGACGCGGGGAGGCTGGTCGCGACCATCCCGCCCCTCCTCCCGGGCGTCCCCTCGCTCGAGTGGATCTTCCGCGGGATGAAGGTGTACGACTTTGACCCCCGGCTCCTCAAGAGGGCGGTGCCGATCATGGGCAAGACCGATCTCGAGAAGGACGGGAGCAACCTCGCCATCGTGATCAAGAAGATCCTCGACGACCCCGCCCGCAGGGCCCTCTTCTCCCGGCTCCTCTCCGACCTCCTCCCGTTCGTCGACGATATCTCCGTCGAGAAGTTCATGGACATGTCGATGTTCCTCAAGGTCCGGGAGGTGTACAACAGGGAGAAGTACATCCCCGCCTCGCTCGTCTCCGACGGGACGATCAACATCTGCGCCATCCTGATCGCGCTCTACTTCGAGGGGCGGCCCGTCACCATCATCGAGGAGCCCGAGCGGAACATCCACCCCTCCCTCATCGGGAGACTCGTGGAGATGTGCAGGGATGCTTCCGCGGGAAAGCAGGTCATCGTGACGACCCACAACCCCGAGATGCTCCGGCACGTGGGGGTGGAGGAGATCCTCCTCGTCGCCCGGGGCGCGGACGGGTTCTCCCGCGTCGGCAGGCCGGCGGACAGGGAGGAGGTCCGCGAGTTCCTCGCCCACGAGATAGGGATCGACGACCTCTTCGTCCAGAACCTCCTCGACCTTGGATGA